From Desulfovulcanus ferrireducens, one genomic window encodes:
- a CDS encoding glycosyltransferase family 2 protein has product MRQSVKPKVYYPQFAMTMRCPTLKELPSPPPGKTGWPWTEESSQLPDTMPDGRLWPKVSIVTPTFSQGQFLEETIRSVLLQGYPNLEYIIIDGSSSDNSVEIIEKYDRYLAYWVSESDRGQGHAISKGMHRFNGQIEAWLNSDDRYLPGCLHRVAAKFAARHDFIYGNRVVWNSDGKVIGLERLPRFHPYAYVIYTQRSLFQEACFWSKNLRQLVGWINKDLRYNLDTDWFRRLTEKCSRPCHIPEYIAGCIEHEGRKSVECDATGRALNHEEGENLLKEFLRERGISRLRHLAGWIWYVPLMRIQIGQFPLSFPRIETIKKIIMDPKI; this is encoded by the coding sequence GTGCGTCAAAGCGTTAAACCCAAAGTTTACTACCCACAATTCGCCATGACTATGCGCTGCCCAACCCTTAAAGAACTTCCTTCACCCCCGCCAGGCAAAACCGGCTGGCCGTGGACGGAAGAAAGTTCGCAATTGCCAGATACAATGCCCGATGGCCGACTTTGGCCAAAGGTGAGTATTGTCACTCCAACTTTTAGTCAGGGTCAATTCCTTGAGGAAACGATTCGTTCCGTGCTTCTCCAGGGCTATCCAAACCTGGAATACATTATCATTGACGGCAGCAGTAGCGATAACTCTGTCGAGATCATTGAGAAGTACGACAGGTATCTGGCCTACTGGGTGAGCGAATCTGACAGGGGGCAGGGCCATGCAATAAGCAAAGGAATGCACCGGTTCAATGGTCAGATTGAAGCGTGGTTAAACTCCGATGACCGATATTTACCTGGATGCCTGCACCGCGTAGCGGCCAAGTTTGCGGCAAGACACGATTTCATTTATGGGAACCGCGTAGTATGGAATTCTGATGGAAAGGTCATTGGTCTTGAACGCCTCCCGAGATTCCATCCATATGCGTATGTGATTTACACTCAGCGGTCTCTCTTCCAGGAAGCCTGTTTTTGGAGTAAAAACCTGCGGCAATTAGTTGGATGGATTAACAAAGACCTGCGCTATAACCTAGACACGGATTGGTTTCGTCGACTTACGGAAAAATGTTCTAGACCATGCCATATCCCTGAATATATCGCGGGTTGCATAGAGCATGAGGGCAGGAAATCTGTGGAATGTGACGCTACAGGCAGGGCATTAAACCATGAAGAAGGAGAAAACCTCCTAAAGGAGTTTCTCAGAGAAAGAGGAATCTCACGGCTTCGTCATCTAGCTGGCTGGATTTGGTACGTGCCCTTGATGAGAATACAAATTGGGCAGTTTCCGTTGTCTTTCCCGAGGATAGAGACGATCAAAAAAATTATAATGGACCCCAAAATTTGA